A genomic segment from Nodularia sphaerocarpa UHCC 0038 encodes:
- a CDS encoding GDSL-type esterase/lipase family protein — protein MRYPYLLAVGLLTGLAIPASALPQMSIIQPETNKLPWDVKPRSQITVDEKNITNLEISLAQFSHQPLPKSLLHLSSRGSHLPLISGYQLYYQRWASLKAGQIYTRIVSNSSQSFPSSANKRQVTYEEWKNLLALEAKAISQGQGESYLGILVGDSLSMWFPREKLPTGKLWLNQGISGDTSGGIFRRLRAFSATRPNVIYIMAGINDLRNGDSNAEILRNHRRIIRSLRQSHPNTQIIVQSILPTRLESIPNSRIVQINTELALIAQEEKVDYLNIYPWFTDFEGNLRSDLTTDGLHLSQDGYDVWRWALHR, from the coding sequence ATGAGGTATCCTTATCTGTTGGCAGTAGGCTTGTTAACAGGATTAGCAATACCAGCATCGGCTCTTCCACAGATGTCGATCATCCAGCCTGAAACGAATAAATTGCCGTGGGATGTAAAACCAAGATCACAGATAACAGTGGATGAAAAAAACATCACTAACCTGGAGATATCCTTAGCACAGTTCAGTCATCAACCATTACCAAAGTCATTACTTCATCTGAGTTCCCGAGGCTCTCATCTGCCATTAATATCTGGTTATCAGCTTTACTACCAAAGATGGGCATCTTTAAAAGCAGGTCAGATTTATACAAGGATAGTCAGCAATTCTTCGCAATCATTCCCAAGTTCAGCGAACAAGCGTCAAGTCACTTATGAAGAGTGGAAAAATTTATTGGCTTTAGAAGCTAAAGCCATCAGCCAAGGACAAGGTGAAAGTTATTTAGGTATCTTGGTTGGTGATTCCTTGAGTATGTGGTTTCCTAGAGAAAAACTACCTACGGGTAAATTGTGGCTGAATCAGGGTATATCTGGTGATACTTCTGGTGGGATTTTCAGAAGATTGCGGGCATTTTCCGCCACGCGACCGAATGTGATTTACATTATGGCTGGGATTAACGACTTACGCAACGGTGATAGTAATGCAGAAATTTTGCGTAATCATCGGCGGATTATTCGGAGCTTGCGCCAGTCTCACCCCAATACTCAAATCATCGTACAATCAATTTTGCCGACTCGCCTAGAGTCAATTCCTAATAGCCGAATTGTTCAGATTAATACAGAACTGGCTTTGATTGCTCAAGAAGAAAAAGTTGATTATCTGAATATTTATCCTTGGTTTACAGATTTTGAAGGCAATTTGCGCTCAGATTTAACTACAGATGGTTTACATCTGTCTCAGGATGGATATGATGTTTGGCGTTGGGCATTACACAGATAG
- a CDS encoding rhodanese-like domain-containing protein, with protein sequence MDTNPLNAIIPSQPPVEPQSDVYAVKSRLEWGEPAFTIIDVRDRLTYNDGHIMGAMPMPMDQLVDRATSSLDKNRDIYVYGANDQQSAQAAQMLRNAQFNHVSQLKGGLVAWKEIGGPTEGIIESKTPAGADDLNVVSRMQNHLENLHKDV encoded by the coding sequence ATGGATACTAATCCACTAAACGCTATTATTCCCTCACAGCCACCAGTGGAACCACAATCTGACGTTTATGCAGTTAAGTCTCGCTTGGAATGGGGCGAACCAGCTTTTACAATTATAGATGTGCGCGATCGCCTGACCTACAACGACGGTCATATAATGGGGGCGATGCCGATGCCGATGGATCAGTTGGTCGATAGGGCTACGTCATCTTTAGATAAAAACCGTGATATTTATGTCTACGGTGCCAATGATCAACAATCTGCCCAAGCCGCCCAAATGCTCCGAAATGCTCAATTTAACCATGTATCTCAACTCAAAGGTGGTTTGGTAGCCTGGAAGGAAATTGGCGGTCCCACAGAAGGCATTATTGAATCCAAAACTCCCGCCGGTGCAGATGATCTGAATGTGGTCTCTCGGATGCAAAACCACTTAGAAAATCTCCACAAAGATGTCTAG
- the larE gene encoding ATP-dependent sacrificial sulfur transferase LarE yields the protein MLTEKFEQLKVLFGEMEQALIAYSGGIDSTLVAKIAYDVLGDRTLAVTAVSPSLLPEELEDAKIQAATMGIPHKIVQTHEMDNPNYTSNPVNRCYFCKSELHDTLKPLALQLGYPYVVDGVNADDLHDYRPGIQAAKERGARSPLAEIGVTKAEVRQLSQQLHLPWWDKPAQPCLSSRFPYGEEITVAKLQRVGRAEIYLRKLGWQNLRVRSEGDTARIELLPAQIKDFVLTTDLPAVVSAFQDLGFIYVTLDLEGYRSGKLNQVLKFSPMIVST from the coding sequence ATGTTGACAGAAAAATTTGAGCAATTAAAAGTTTTATTTGGGGAAATGGAGCAGGCTTTGATTGCCTACTCTGGAGGTATTGATAGCACTTTGGTTGCCAAGATTGCTTATGATGTGTTAGGCGATCGCACTTTGGCTGTCACAGCTGTTTCGCCTTCGCTGTTACCAGAAGAATTAGAAGATGCGAAAATTCAAGCCGCAACAATGGGGATTCCCCATAAAATAGTCCAAACTCACGAAATGGACAATCCCAACTACACTTCTAACCCTGTCAACCGTTGTTATTTTTGCAAAAGTGAATTGCATGATACTCTCAAACCCTTAGCTTTGCAGCTAGGTTATCCCTATGTAGTGGATGGAGTGAATGCTGATGATTTACACGATTATCGCCCCGGAATTCAAGCTGCTAAAGAAAGAGGCGCGCGATCGCCTTTAGCAGAAATCGGTGTAACCAAAGCTGAAGTTCGTCAACTTTCACAACAACTTCATTTACCTTGGTGGGATAAACCCGCCCAACCTTGTCTGAGTTCTCGGTTTCCTTACGGTGAAGAAATTACAGTCGCCAAGTTACAAAGAGTAGGGAGAGCAGAAATTTATCTGCGAAAGCTCGGTTGGCAAAATTTGCGCGTGCGTTCGGAAGGAGATACAGCCCGGATTGAATTGTTACCAGCACAGATCAAAGATTTTGTCTTGACTACAGATTTACCAGCAGTAGTCTCTGCATTTCAGGATTTGGGATTTATCTATGTCACCCTCGATTTAGAAGGTTATCGCAGTGGTAAGTTGAATCAAGTTCTCAAGTTCTCACCAATGATTGTGAGTACCTAA
- a CDS encoding CAP domain-containing protein produces MFRKPAFGIALSTLVLASGLMNAPITGKASREQTTRNQPLLIPSSQAAILTTTFKTNALEKSVFDEINRYRIAHNLPELTLNANITQQARIHSQNMANGKVPFSHEGFEARVTAVPLRYNDASENLAVNQGYSNPVREAMTGWLASPGHLKNIQGDFDFTGIGVATNRQGEVYLTQIFIRTK; encoded by the coding sequence ATGTTCCGAAAACCTGCTTTTGGCATCGCTTTAAGTACGCTTGTCCTGGCGAGTGGATTAATGAATGCTCCCATAACAGGTAAAGCCTCTAGAGAACAAACTACTCGTAATCAACCGTTGTTAATTCCTTCAAGTCAGGCGGCGATCTTAACTACTACCTTTAAAACTAATGCTTTAGAGAAATCAGTTTTTGATGAGATTAATCGTTATCGAATTGCTCATAATCTGCCAGAGTTGACCCTAAATGCAAATATTACTCAACAGGCAAGGATTCACAGTCAAAATATGGCTAATGGTAAAGTCCCTTTTAGCCATGAGGGATTTGAAGCGCGAGTCACTGCTGTTCCCCTGCGCTACAACGATGCGTCAGAGAATCTCGCAGTTAATCAGGGATATAGCAATCCGGTGAGGGAAGCTATGACTGGTTGGTTAGCAAGTCCCGGACATTTGAAGAATATTCAAGGGGATTTCGACTTCACAGGGATTGGTGTTGCTACCAATCGACAGGGGGAAGTTTACCTCACCCAAATTTTCATTCGCACTAAATAA
- a CDS encoding DNA-methyltransferase, whose protein sequence is MPEEIIKSPKDIILNPYYTQNLGKAYLGDSLQLIKSIQENSINLILTSPPFALTRQKEYGNESAEKYIEWFLPFAQEFKRVLAENGSFILDLGGAYLRGNPVRSIYQYELLVRLCKEVGFFLAQEFYHYNPARLPTPAEWVTIRRIRVKDSVNVVWWLSKTPNPKADNRKVLKPYSQSMKQLLKNGYKAKIRPSGHDISDKFQKDNQGAIPPNLLEIANTESNSAYLRRCKAEGIKPHPARFPAKFAEFFIKFLTDEGDIVLDPFAGSNTTGFVAQTWERRWISFELNENYLQGSRYRFDQ, encoded by the coding sequence TTGCCAGAAGAAATCATAAAATCACCAAAAGATATTATTTTAAATCCTTATTACACCCAAAATTTAGGAAAAGCATATTTGGGTGATAGCCTACAACTAATTAAATCCATTCAAGAAAATAGTATTAATCTCATCCTCACTTCACCACCATTTGCTCTCACACGTCAAAAAGAATATGGTAACGAAAGTGCGGAAAAATATATTGAATGGTTTCTACCCTTCGCCCAGGAGTTTAAAAGAGTTCTCGCCGAGAATGGCTCATTTATTTTAGATTTAGGCGGCGCTTACCTGCGTGGTAATCCTGTGCGGAGTATCTACCAATACGAACTTTTAGTGAGATTGTGTAAAGAAGTCGGCTTTTTTCTCGCTCAAGAATTCTATCACTACAATCCAGCCCGATTACCTACCCCTGCGGAGTGGGTGACAATTAGACGAATTCGGGTGAAAGATTCAGTCAATGTAGTTTGGTGGTTGTCGAAAACACCAAATCCTAAAGCCGACAACAGAAAAGTTTTAAAGCCATATAGCCAGAGTATGAAACAACTACTGAAAAATGGCTATAAAGCTAAAATTCGTCCCAGTGGACATGATATTTCTGACAAATTTCAAAAAGATAACCAGGGTGCAATTCCGCCAAATTTGCTAGAAATTGCCAATACTGAATCCAATAGCGCTTATTTACGGCGCTGTAAAGCCGAGGGGATTAAACCCCACCCGGCGAGGTTTCCAGCCAAGTTTGCGGAATTTTTCATCAAATTTTTAACTGATGAAGGTGATATAGTCTTAGATCCATTTGCAGGTTCCAATACAACCGGGTTTGTCGCCCAAACTTGGGAACGCCGATGGATTTCTTTTGAACTTAATGAAAATTATCTTCAGGGAAGTCGTTATCGATTCGATCAATAG
- a CDS encoding RNA-guided endonuclease InsQ/TnpB family protein, whose protein sequence is MLVFEFKAYGSSTQLVAINDAIRTAKFIRNSCIRLWMDVKGTLKNDLQKYCAVLAANFPFANELNSMARQASAERAWSSISRFYDNCKKSIPGLKGYPQFQKDCRSVEYKTSGWRIADNRKSITFTDKKGIGRLKLKGTRDLHFYQINQIKRVRLVKRADGVYVQFCINVDRSENIEPTGNTVGLDVGLKEYYTDSDGTMVENPKFLRVGEKVLKRSQRQVSRKVKGSNNRDKARQILGKRHLKISRQRKDHAVKLARCVVQSNDLIAYEDLRIKNLVKNHCLAKSINDASWYQFRVWIEYFGKVFKRVTVAVNPQYSSQECSSCGEIVKKTLSTRTHVCKCGCVMDRDENAARIILSRGLGTVGHTGTFALDASNAWGDETSTHVGENLHEQVMS, encoded by the coding sequence ATGCTTGTTTTTGAATTTAAAGCTTATGGTTCGTCAACGCAGCTAGTGGCAATAAACGATGCAATTCGTACTGCTAAGTTCATTCGGAATAGCTGTATTCGGTTATGGATGGACGTTAAAGGCACTCTTAAAAACGACTTGCAGAAATATTGTGCTGTGCTTGCGGCTAACTTCCCTTTTGCTAACGAACTCAATTCAATGGCTAGACAAGCTTCTGCTGAACGTGCATGGTCTTCTATCTCTCGATTTTATGACAACTGCAAAAAGAGTATTCCCGGATTAAAGGGGTATCCTCAATTCCAGAAAGATTGTCGCTCGGTTGAGTACAAAACTTCAGGATGGCGGATTGCCGATAATCGTAAATCAATAACTTTCACTGACAAGAAAGGTATTGGTCGCTTAAAACTCAAAGGTACTCGTGACTTGCACTTCTACCAAATCAACCAAATTAAACGGGTGAGATTGGTAAAACGTGCTGATGGTGTGTATGTTCAGTTTTGCATTAATGTAGACCGTTCTGAGAACATAGAGCCTACGGGTAATACAGTTGGGTTAGACGTGGGATTGAAAGAATACTACACTGATTCTGATGGAACGATGGTTGAAAACCCTAAGTTTCTTCGTGTTGGTGAAAAAGTTCTCAAGCGTTCACAACGTCAAGTTTCCAGAAAGGTGAAAGGTTCAAACAACAGAGACAAGGCTAGGCAGATTTTAGGAAAGCGCCACCTCAAAATAAGTAGGCAACGTAAAGACCATGCTGTGAAATTAGCACGGTGCGTAGTTCAGTCTAACGACTTGATAGCCTATGAAGATTTGAGGATTAAAAATCTGGTGAAAAATCATTGTCTTGCTAAGTCCATTAATGACGCATCTTGGTATCAGTTTCGTGTCTGGATTGAGTATTTTGGGAAAGTATTTAAACGGGTCACGGTGGCGGTTAATCCGCAATACAGTAGCCAAGAATGCTCTAGCTGCGGTGAAATTGTGAAGAAAACACTATCCACTAGGACACACGTTTGTAAATGTGGCTGTGTGATGGATAGGGATGAAAACGCAGCTAGGATCATCCTTAGTCGAGGGTTGGGTACGGTAGGGCATACCGGAACCTTTGCGCTAGACGCAAGCAACGCTTGGGGAGATGAAACCTCTACTCATGTTGGTGAAAACCTGCATGAGCAAGTTATGTCTTAG
- a CDS encoding ribonuclease H-like domain-containing protein, whose protein sequence is MTLQDFQVGDRDLSDAVLAEYLKSDAIAIDTETMGLLPHRDRLCLVQLCNLEGQVTAIRIAKGQTEAPNLKTLFEAVNIVKVFHFARFDVATLRHNLGIQVQPIFCTKIASKLARTYTNRHGLKEVVLELEQIELDKSAQSSDWGNAANLSEIQLNYAANDVRYLLGVQQKLTQMLKREERWQIAQECFQMLPTLVTLDLLQFKDIFEH, encoded by the coding sequence ATGACATTACAAGATTTTCAAGTAGGCGATCGCGATTTAAGTGACGCTGTTCTGGCTGAGTATTTAAAATCCGATGCGATCGCTATCGATACCGAAACGATGGGATTATTACCGCACCGAGATCGCTTATGTCTGGTTCAGCTATGCAATCTTGAGGGACAAGTTACCGCAATTCGCATCGCCAAAGGACAAACCGAGGCCCCAAATTTAAAAACTCTCTTTGAAGCTGTGAATATCGTAAAAGTCTTTCACTTCGCTCGTTTCGATGTTGCGACTTTGCGCCATAACCTGGGGATTCAGGTTCAGCCTATTTTTTGTACCAAAATTGCTAGTAAACTGGCTCGTACCTACACCAATCGTCACGGACTCAAGGAGGTAGTACTAGAGTTAGAACAGATAGAATTAGATAAAAGCGCTCAAAGTTCCGATTGGGGTAACGCCGCTAACTTATCAGAAATCCAACTTAATTATGCGGCTAATGATGTTCGCTACTTACTGGGCGTACAGCAAAAGCTCACCCAAATGCTCAAACGAGAAGAACGTTGGCAAATTGCTCAGGAATGCTTTCAAATGTTACCAACTTTAGTTACCTTAGATTTGCTGCAATTTAAGGATATATTTGAACATTGA
- the cynS gene encoding cyanase, with product MSIPEITQQLLAAKQEKALSFADLEKILKRDEVWIAAVFYRQASASPEEAKLLVETLGLDPTYIQKLTEFPLKGLGPVVPTDPLIYRFYEIMQVYGMAIKAVIHDKFGDGIMSAIDFTLDVEKESDPKGDRVKVIMSGKFLPYKKW from the coding sequence ATGTCTATTCCCGAAATTACCCAACAGCTTTTAGCAGCAAAACAAGAAAAAGCATTGAGCTTTGCTGATTTAGAAAAAATTCTCAAACGTGACGAAGTATGGATTGCGGCTGTATTTTATCGACAAGCTAGCGCCTCCCCAGAAGAAGCTAAATTACTAGTGGAAACATTGGGATTAGATCCGACCTATATTCAAAAGTTGACCGAATTTCCTCTCAAAGGATTAGGGCCAGTTGTACCCACAGATCCACTGATTTATCGTTTCTACGAGATTATGCAGGTGTACGGAATGGCCATCAAAGCCGTGATTCATGATAAATTTGGCGACGGTATTATGAGCGCCATTGACTTTACTTTAGATGTGGAGAAAGAATCAGACCCCAAAGGCGATCGCGTTAAAGTTATTATGTCTGGTAAATTTCTCCCCTACAAAAAGTGGTAA